The sequence below is a genomic window from Mycobacteroides abscessus ATCC 19977.
ACGGCTGGGGCCGTACTTGAGCGAGACAACCAGGTTCTTGCCCACGCGGGCGTCCTCGGTGCGGTAATCGGTGATGTAGCCCTCGCGCTTGAGGATCTCGGCGATGTTGGCCTTGATCTTCGAGTGCGGAAGGGTCACCTCATCGTGGTATGCCGAGTTGGCATTGCGCAGACGTGTCAGAAAGTCTGCGATCGGATCGGTCATAGTCATGACAGAGTCCATCAACCTTTCTCGCCGCGGTTCCCATGCAGCATGCTTGCGCCGGTTCCCGTTCCCTGTTTCCAGCGGAGGGCCTGGCACATCGCATCGTGGGCCTACTGCGAAGTGATCTTCCGTATCTGACCGGGTTCGGTCAGGGGTCGTGCATCAGCAGTGCGATCAGATCCATCTGGAAGCACTTGCCGACCGGCCGTGAGCATGACAAGCCCAGGCAACCGGTCAAGTGTAGGTGACCTGGACGTACGGACCAAATCGGCGAGAGAAGTCTCCTCAACTCGTCGGCGTGAGCGTGAAGGGCAGCCAGTAGGTGCCCGGACCGTCCCCCGGGCAGCCCGGCGCTCCCACCGTGAACGTCCGCTCTCCCGAGAAGCTGCCGTCACCGTTCGGGATCAGGAAATCGGACCTGGCGGCCGTCACCGTGCCGCCCGCACCACAGTGGAACGGATAGTCTGCCGACGATTCCCACCGATCACCGTTCCATCGGTAGTCGAACAGTGCGGGGGCATGGGGGTTGTCGGATAGCTCGGCCACCCGCAACCAATGTGCGACGCATCCCTGTGCTGTACAGGTGGTGGTGAAGCTCGCCGCCTGCGTCGACGGGGCCGAAGGGTCCGGCCTGCCCTCGAACGTCTGCCGCGCATGGTCCAGATACGTGTCGTAGGCGCCGTACAGCGGCACCGGCTCGGGCCGGTCCGCACGTGCCGCCCAGGCACCCGTCAGTGCCCCGATCGCTGCCAGCGCCGCAGCGCCGCACCTGCGCATACGTCACAGATAACACAGCCTCGGCGCGCTCGGCGCCGAAAGGCGAACAACGCCCTCAGATGACGCCGAGGGCGACCATCGCGTCGGCTACCCGGGTATATCCGGCGAGGTTGGCGCCGGTGACGTAGTTCCCCGGGTCCCCATAGTGATCAGCGGTCTCGATACAGGTGGTGTGGATGGACCGCATGATCGACCGCAGACGCGTTTCGGTCTGTTCAAAGGACCACGAATCGCGGCTGGCGTTCTGCTGCATCTCCAGCGCACTCGTGGCCACGCCACCGGCATTGGATGCCTTGCCCGGCGCATACAGCACACCGGAGTCCTGGAAGTACTTCACCGCCTCCGGCGTGCACGGCATGTTGGCGCCCTCGGCGACCAATTGCACACCGTTCTCGATCAGCCTGCGGGCGTCCTTGCCGTCAAGCTCGTTCTGGGTTGCGCACGGCAACGCGACCTGGCACGGCACCTCCCAGAGGTTGCCATCGGTGACCTGGCGAGCTCCCCCGCCGTGTTCTTCGACGTACTCCGAGAGCCGGCCCCGCCGAACCTCCTTGATTTCCTTGAGCAGTTCCAGGTTCAGGCCGCGTTCGTCGACGATGTAACCGTCGCTGTCCGAGCAGGCGATGACCCTGGCACCCAGCTGCTGCGCCTTCTCGACGGCATAGATCGCGACGTTGCCCGCACCGGACACCACCACCGTCTTGCCGTCCAGTGACTGTGCACGGGTCGCCAGCATCTCCTGCGCGAAGAGCACGACGCCGTATCCGGTGGCTTCCGTGCGCACCTGAGATCCGCCCCAGGGCAACCCCTTACCGGTGAGCACGCCGGACTCATAGCGATTGGTAACGCGCTTGTACTGCCCGAAGAGGTATCCGATCTCGCGCTGTCCCACACCGATATCACCGGCCGGCACATCGGTGTATTCGCCGATGTGCCGGTACA
It includes:
- the rpsH gene encoding 30S ribosomal protein S8, encoding MTMTDPIADFLTRLRNANSAYHDEVTLPHSKIKANIAEILKREGYITDYRTEDARVGKNLVVSLKYGPSRERSIAGLRRVSKPGLRVYAKSTNLPKVLGGLGVAIISTSTGLLTDRQAARQGVGGEVLAYVW
- the gdhA gene encoding NADP-specific glutamate dehydrogenase, with the protein product MPEALHPVFQSRFETVLARNPGEAEFHQAVFEVMASLTPLVGKTPDYDRWSILERICEPERQIIFRVPWIRDDGAVEINRGYRVEFNSALGPYKGGLRFHPSVSLSIIKFLGFEQMFKNALTGLPIGGGKGGSDFDPKGRSDAEIMRFCQSFMTELYRHIGEYTDVPAGDIGVGQREIGYLFGQYKRVTNRYESGVLTGKGLPWGGSQVRTEATGYGVVLFAQEMLATRAQSLDGKTVVVSGAGNVAIYAVEKAQQLGARVIACSDSDGYIVDERGLNLELLKEIKEVRRGRLSEYVEEHGGGARQVTDGNLWEVPCQVALPCATQNELDGKDARRLIENGVQLVAEGANMPCTPEAVKYFQDSGVLYAPGKASNAGGVATSALEMQQNASRDSWSFEQTETRLRSIMRSIHTTCIETADHYGDPGNYVTGANLAGYTRVADAMVALGVI